The following are from one region of the Candidatus Poribacteria bacterium genome:
- a CDS encoding cadherin domain-containing protein produces the protein MKTLTVNWKTVLSIVTAVLLIYGIQGTGNVQAQDNAPELTPVSDRTQQVQDTIVALVPGVDSANDVTAAHLSLITNLNLSDQSITALKTGDFDGLSALRSLSLAKNTLSSLPAGIFSGLSAMSSLDLGSNELNSLPNSVFSGLSALSRLNLSYNSLDSLSANTFSEMTALTGLDLGNNQLSSLPVDIFSGLSSLNWLSLSSNQLSSLPNGLFFGLSSLNSLYLGDNTVGLSITVSLEKVGENQFKATTATGAPFNIVLPVTVTNGSIDGGATTITLAAGSVESELLTVIPTPGTSDAATVDIGTLPELPTSHFGYSLSKPSSADNTLSFALGIPRPTGDPNVNHAPIFREGSRTTRSVPENTPAGRNIGSPVTATDLDEDVLTYTVSGADAASFGIISTTGQLQTRAPLDYEKKNTYAMTVTVSDGSARDTISVTIDVTDVEENNAPVFVEGTATERSIPENTPAGRNIGAPVSATDLDEDVLTYSLSGADVASFGIVSTTGQLRTRAPLDYEKKNTYSVAVHVSDGNGGTDTIGVAINVTDVEENNAPVFVEGTATERSIAENTPAGRNIGSPVTATDLDEEDVLTYSLSGADAASFGIVSTTGQL, from the coding sequence ATGAAAACGCTAACCGTGAACTGGAAAACCGTACTGTCAATCGTTACAGCGGTGTTGTTAATATACGGTATACAAGGTACAGGCAACGTGCAAGCACAAGACAACGCACCTGAATTGACACCGGTCAGTGACCGGACGCAGCAGGTTCAAGATACGATTGTTGCCTTGGTGCCGGGTGTAGATTCCGCTAACGATGTAACCGCTGCACACCTATCTTTAATCACCAACCTTAACCTGAGTGATCAGAGCATTACCGCACTGAAAACTGGCGATTTTGATGGATTGTCGGCGTTGCGTTCGCTTTCTTTAGCGAAAAACACGCTGAGCAGTCTGCCAGCAGGTATCTTCTCAGGTTTGTCTGCCATGAGTAGTCTTGACTTAGGTAGCAACGAACTCAACAGTCTACCCAATTCGGTCTTTTCTGGACTCTCTGCCCTGAGCAGGCTCAACTTGTCCTATAACAGCTTGGATAGTTTATCGGCAAATACATTCTCTGAAATGACTGCGTTGACGGGGCTTGATTTAGGCAACAACCAACTCAGCAGCCTGCCAGTAGATATCTTTTCTGGGCTCTCTTCACTGAACTGGCTCAGTCTGTCTTCCAATCAACTCAGCAGTCTACCCAATGGTCTCTTTTTCGGACTCTCTTCGTTAAATTCGCTCTATTTGGGCGACAACACCGTTGGTTTATCCATCACTGTATCTCTGGAGAAGGTTGGCGAAAACCAGTTCAAGGCAACAACAGCCACTGGTGCACCTTTCAATATCGTGTTGCCGGTTACCGTTACAAATGGAAGTATTGATGGCGGTGCAACCACCATTACACTTGCCGCTGGCAGCGTAGAAAGCGAACTCCTCACCGTGATCCCCACCCCCGGTACATCAGATGCTGCCACCGTAGATATTGGCACGCTCCCTGAACTGCCGACAAGCCATTTCGGTTATAGTCTGAGCAAACCGAGCAGTGCTGATAACACCCTCAGTTTTGCGCTCGGTATTCCCAGACCTACCGGAGATCCGAACGTGAATCATGCCCCAATTTTTAGAGAGGGAAGTAGAACGACGCGATCTGTACCGGAGAATACACCCGCTGGCAGAAACATCGGCAGTCCTGTCACCGCTACGGACCTTGATGAAGATGTCTTGACCTATACCGTCAGTGGTGCAGATGCAGCCTCCTTTGGTATCATCAGTACAACTGGACAATTACAAACACGGGCACCCCTCGACTATGAAAAAAAGAATACTTACGCCATGACCGTGACCGTCTCCGATGGCAGTGCCAGAGATACTATCAGTGTCACGATTGATGTCACGGACGTAGAGGAAAACAACGCACCCGTCTTTGTAGAGGGCACTGCTACGGAGCGCTCCATACCAGAGAATACACCCGCTGGCAGAAACATCGGTGCCCCCGTCTCTGCTACGGACCTTGATGAAGATGTCTTAACCTACAGTCTCAGTGGTGCAGATGTGGCCTCCTTTGGCATCGTCAGCACCACCGGACAGTTGAGAACGCGCGCACCCCTCGACTATGAAAAAAAGAACACCTATTCAGTGGCAGTCCACGTCTCTGATGGAAATGGCGGAACAGACACAATCGGGGTCGCTATCAACGTCACAGATGTAGAGGAAAACAACGCACCCGTCTTTGTAGAAGGCACTGCTACGGAGCGATCCATAGCCGAGAATACACCCGCCGGCAGAAATATTGGCAGCCCCGTCACCGCCACGGACCTTGATGAGGAAGATGTCTTAACCTACAGTCTCAGTGGTGCAGATGCAGCCTCCTTTGGTATTGTCAGCACGACTGGACAGTTATGA
- a CDS encoding cadherin domain-containing protein, which translates to MAVLVSDGKGGTDSIGVAINVTDIDETATAHAPVFTEGSATERSIPENTPAGRNIGSPVTATDEDEDILTYTLSGADAASFGIVSTTGQLRTRAPLDYEQKNIYSVAVIVSDGTLTDTIGVAINVTDVAENSAPVFASSSATRSIPENTPAGVHIGEAVSAKDADTDDTLTYTLSGTDAAAFDLDGTTGQLKTKAALDYETKNSYSVTVKAADKTLTDTIRVTIIITDVDESSAPVFAGNRTTRLVKENTPAGVNIGAPVSATDDDEDTLTYRLGGTDAVSFSIVSTTGQLKTRAPLDFETRNAYTVTVTVSDGGRTDTITVAITIIDVDERPPTTDESPRPAQVESVISISEIMFGSERRFTPPQWIELHNAGPDIINLTGWKLIIQNVDSTELTGPTTWDEPVVSATITFEDDFWGDAPRIWPDDVVLVVSNEDSENSKNLTEDQIYDLQWRTDLPLGLWSIILSTEGFHIQLIDNEGNLVDEAGNFKDNVQQWQLPYGKNRGRTRDSRRTSILRRYANSLPLDGTQAGGWISAVDANLTAEQQTYYGDKNDISTPGTGIVVNEISTQFVEYDVNQDGVVNVSDLVIVAGCLGQSGPNAADVNGDGIVNIQDLILVAGALSQTLAAPSLHPASLAMFTTTDIQEWLAQAHGLDLTDPRLQSGIRFLEQLLSVLVPKETVLLPNYPNPFNPETWIPYRLAEDAFVTVTIYDQRGRVVRRLNIGPQTAAVYESRSKAIYWDGRNEVGDRVASGIYFYTLIAGDFSATRKMLILK; encoded by the coding sequence GTGGCAGTTCTTGTCTCCGATGGTAAGGGTGGAACAGATTCCATTGGTGTAGCTATCAACGTCACTGACATAGACGAAACCGCCACAGCACATGCGCCGGTCTTCACAGAGGGCAGTGCCACAGAACGCTCAATTCCTGAGAACACGCCTGCTGGCAGAAACATCGGCAGTCCCGTCACCGCTACGGATGAGGATGAGGACATCTTGACCTATACCCTCAGTGGTGCAGATGCGGCATCTTTTGGCATCGTCAGCACCACCGGACAATTACGAACGCGCGCACCCCTCGACTATGAACAAAAGAACATCTATTCAGTGGCTGTTATCGTCTCCGATGGCACGCTCACAGATACCATCGGTGTTGCTATCAATGTCACAGACGTAGCGGAGAACAGCGCACCGGTTTTCGCAAGTAGCAGCGCAACGCGATCCATACCCGAAAACACGCCCGCAGGGGTACATATCGGTGAGGCGGTCTCTGCCAAAGATGCTGACACCGATGATACCTTAACCTATACCCTCAGTGGCACGGACGCAGCAGCTTTTGACCTTGACGGCACCACTGGACAACTGAAAACCAAAGCCGCGCTTGACTACGAAACGAAGAATTCCTATTCGGTGACCGTAAAGGCCGCTGACAAGACCCTCACAGACACCATCAGAGTTACAATCATCATCACTGACGTAGATGAGAGCAGCGCGCCAGTTTTTGCGGGGAATCGCACGACGCGTCTTGTGAAAGAGAACACGCCTGCTGGTGTAAACATTGGTGCTCCCGTGTCCGCCACAGACGATGACGAAGATACCTTGACCTATAGGCTTGGTGGCACCGATGCGGTGTCCTTTAGCATCGTTAGCACCACGGGACAGTTGAAGACTCGCGCACCGCTCGACTTTGAAACGAGGAACGCCTACACGGTAACCGTTACCGTCTCCGATGGCGGGCGCACCGATACCATCACGGTCGCTATCACTATCATTGACGTAGACGAAAGGCCTCCGACCACAGATGAATCTCCTCGACCCGCCCAGGTTGAGAGTGTCATCAGCATTAGTGAAATCATGTTTGGCTCAGAAAGACGCTTTACGCCGCCGCAATGGATAGAGCTGCACAATGCCGGTCCAGATATCATCAATCTCACAGGATGGAAACTGATAATTCAGAATGTAGACTCAACAGAATTGACCGGACCCACAACCTGGGATGAACCAGTGGTGAGTGCAACAATCACCTTTGAGGACGACTTCTGGGGGGATGCCCCAAGGATTTGGCCGGATGATGTTGTTCTGGTGGTATCAAACGAAGATAGTGAAAATTCAAAGAATCTCACTGAAGATCAGATTTATGACCTCCAATGGAGAACAGACCTACCCCTCGGTTTGTGGAGCATAATTCTCAGCACGGAAGGTTTCCACATACAACTCATTGATAATGAAGGGAACTTGGTGGACGAGGCTGGGAACTTTAAAGATAATGTGCAGCAATGGCAATTACCTTATGGAAAAAACAGAGGTAGAACCAGAGACAGTCGCCGGACTTCAATACTCCGCCGCTACGCTAATAGTCTGCCACTTGATGGCACCCAAGCAGGCGGTTGGATTTCTGCTGTGGACGCGAATTTAACAGCGGAACAACAAACCTACTATGGGGATAAGAACGACATCAGCACCCCTGGTACTGGGATCGTCGTCAACGAAATTTCCACACAGTTTGTTGAATATGATGTTAATCAGGACGGAGTCGTGAACGTATCTGATCTGGTGATCGTTGCCGGATGCCTCGGACAATCCGGGCCCAACGCCGCAGATGTTAACGGCGATGGCATTGTCAATATTCAAGACTTGATACTCGTGGCAGGGGCACTTAGTCAAACACTCGCAGCACCGTCGCTGCATCCAGCATCACTCGCAATGTTTACCACCACTGATATTCAAGAGTGGTTGGCACAAGCACATGGCTTAGACCTTACGGATCCGAGGTTGCAAAGCGGCATCCGCTTCTTAGAACAACTCCTATCTGTATTGGTCCCGAAAGAAACCGTATTGCTGCCGAACTACCCAAATCCGTTCAACCCTGAAACATGGATACCGTATCGGCTGGCAGAAGATGCTTTCGTCACGGTGACGATCTATGATCAACGCGGAAGGGTCGTCCGTAGACTCAATATTGGGCCCCAAACTGCCGCAGTCTACGAGAGTCGGTCAAAAGCCATCTATTGGGACGGCAGAAATGAGGTTGGTGACAGAGTCGCGAGTGGAATTTATTTTTATACCCTCATCGCAGGCGATTTTTCTGCCACGCGAAAGATGCTCATTCTCAAGTAA
- a CDS encoding cadherin domain-containing protein, translated as MKSAKVLFTISLSICLLLGLTPRAMSRNAIPGKQSGTSEDPSTVNPTNRDKALEGMTILYGTNENANTRIPPPPMQKLFQGDNYLKIEKSQFIVTYDGFTDEAREAFQYAVDIWNSLIRTPVPIRIEASFIDMGGFEDGTIILGGARPAGWKSPASLDLWFPEALADKRAGRDLANSEPDIITRFNSHEDANWYFGTDGNTPSGKTDFVSTVLHEIAHGFGFFSFARVEEESIRTFSASVGRGKLRGSTPKLPYIYDFFVENGSGTTIMSSPDPSFDLENQLTSNDLFWNGKKGTEANGGILPQLHAPSSWEQGSSYTHLDEITFPAGTPNSLMTPHYHNQEAIHDPGPITLGMLEDMGWTINKAPGFIDGFSTTRTMVNGSIRNPVPAADADDDSLTYQLSGTDAAAFDIDSTTGQLKTKATYNYNKASYTVTVTVSDGALIDEIRVTINVISTETETPTNSRPSFVDGSHTNRAVAENTAKGVNIGNPITATDPDNDTLTYTLSGPDAAAFDIDNTTGQLKTNAELDYEKKNAYTVTVTVSDGNLAITITVVIIIINLDDQKSPTLTLTSQPLTETTLNGSIVTLTLSNRIYENWLSDPVTVSGIPGVTVRPFDVIRLNDTQLSVQLTFYGTDLNTDAPLTFTVKADAIANYDGPALTATVQVTANVESIVASTEAPLTEAALNRSVVTLTLNGGVYESQYTVGNSVTVSGIPGVTANRFNVERLSGTQVNVELTFDGTDFDTDTTLTFTVEANAIVGYNGTALIAQLPVSAVVEAIPIITAYTPQPLTEATLNESIVTLTLSSGVYTQSSSNISRALQVSGIAGVTFLQSDVVRVSGTKVTVKLIFDDTDFDTDATLIFTVGADAITKYEGPALITKIPVTVVVEESPTITAFATQPLAEATLNGSIIRLTLNNGTYVRSNDIATAVTVSGIAGVTIGIFGVERVSDTDIIFLLEFNGNLETNATLTFTVAAEAITEYDGPALIAHIIVNGGQESVVASTEAPLTETTLNGSVVTLTLNGATYKHSTFDLRDTVEVSGIEGVTFHWFDLDRVSDTALTVELTFKGNIDTDAILTFTVGADAIADYNGPPLTAQITVTGSKESIAAITKEPLTEVTLNGSVVTLTLNGRKYARSIFSIRDAVSVAGIEDVTIGAFGVDRVNDTEITIELEFSGDIDADAILIITVAADALLRYNGPALTAQIPVTGGQESIIASTSASLTEATLDGSVITLTLSGRVYERSPFDIRRAVTVSGINGVTIPWHQPERKSDTHITMELEFNGDIDADAILTLTVGAGAITGYDGFALTAQLPVTGGQESIVASTDTPLTEATLDDSVVTLKLSGRKYARSIFDIRGAVTVAGINGVTIPWHQPRRKSDTQITVELEFDGNINVDSTLIFTVGAGAIAGYNGPALTAQITVPADRENALLANFPNPFNPETWIPYHLAKPTEVTITIYAVNGQVVRELELGHQPAGIYQTHSRAAYWDGRNAFGEPVASGVYFYILTAGDFTATRKMLIRK; from the coding sequence ATGAAATCAGCGAAAGTCTTATTTACAATCTCTCTTTCAATATGCCTTCTGCTTGGACTGACCCCGCGCGCCATGAGCCGAAACGCGATCCCAGGAAAACAGTCAGGGACATCCGAAGATCCGTCGACAGTCAACCCAACGAACCGAGACAAAGCACTGGAAGGGATGACCATCTTGTATGGAACCAACGAAAACGCGAATACAAGGATCCCGCCGCCACCGATGCAGAAATTGTTCCAAGGAGACAACTATCTTAAAATCGAAAAATCCCAATTCATCGTAACCTACGACGGTTTTACAGACGAAGCGAGGGAAGCGTTTCAATATGCAGTCGATATTTGGAATTCGCTCATCCGGACACCGGTGCCAATTCGGATTGAGGCATCTTTTATAGATATGGGTGGATTTGAGGATGGAACTATTATTTTAGGCGGGGCGCGCCCGGCAGGCTGGAAGTCGCCCGCATCATTGGATTTGTGGTTCCCAGAGGCACTCGCGGATAAGAGAGCCGGTAGAGATCTTGCGAATAGCGAACCCGATATTATAACAAGATTCAATAGCCATGAAGACGCAAATTGGTACTTCGGCACAGATGGAAATACACCATCAGGGAAAACGGACTTCGTTAGTACCGTGCTGCATGAGATTGCCCACGGATTTGGTTTCTTCAGTTTTGCAAGGGTAGAAGAAGAATCAATTAGGACATTTTCCGCCTCTGTTGGGCGCGGTAAACTTAGGGGCAGCACCCCAAAATTACCTTATATTTACGATTTCTTTGTTGAAAATGGATCTGGGACAACCATTATGTCTTCCCCTGACCCGTCCTTTGATCTTGAAAATCAACTCACGAGTAACGACCTTTTCTGGAACGGAAAAAAAGGGACTGAAGCAAACGGGGGTATCCTCCCCCAACTCCATGCACCCAGTTCATGGGAGCAAGGTTCAAGCTACACCCATTTGGATGAGATAACCTTTCCAGCCGGCACCCCGAACTCCTTAATGACCCCGCATTACCATAACCAAGAAGCGATTCATGACCCTGGTCCCATTACACTCGGCATGCTTGAAGACATGGGATGGACAATCAACAAAGCACCCGGATTTATCGACGGCTTCAGCACCACACGCACAATGGTAAACGGAAGTATCAGGAATCCAGTACCAGCGGCAGATGCGGACGATGACTCACTCACCTATCAGCTCAGTGGCACGGATGCAGCAGCTTTTGATATTGATAGCACAACCGGACAATTGAAAACCAAGGCAACGTACAACTACAACAAGGCATCTTATACAGTAACTGTCACTGTTTCCGATGGTGCTTTGATAGATGAAATCCGTGTCACCATCAACGTCATCAGCACAGAAACTGAAACACCCACTAATAGCAGACCAAGCTTCGTGGATGGCAGTCACACCAATCGCGCTGTGGCAGAGAATACCGCAAAAGGTGTAAACATCGGTAATCCGATCACAGCAACAGATCCAGATAATGACACTCTCACTTACACCCTCAGCGGTCCCGACGCGGCAGCTTTTGACATTGATAACACTACCGGACAACTGAAAACCAATGCCGAACTCGACTATGAAAAAAAGAACGCCTACACCGTAACAGTTACTGTCTCTGATGGCAACCTCGCTATCACCATCACCGTCGTTATCATTATCATCAATCTGGACGATCAGAAAAGTCCAACGCTAACGCTAACTTCGCAACCGCTAACGGAAACAACGCTCAACGGAAGCATTGTGACACTGACTTTGAGCAACCGAATCTATGAGAACTGGCTCAGCGACCCTGTAACAGTATCCGGTATTCCGGGTGTAACGGTTAGACCGTTTGATGTTATCCGTCTGAACGATACGCAATTGTCAGTCCAACTGACATTCTATGGGACAGACCTCAATACGGATGCTCCACTCACCTTCACAGTAAAAGCGGATGCTATCGCGAACTACGATGGCCCCGCGCTCACGGCGACCGTACAGGTTACTGCGAATGTAGAATCGATAGTCGCTTCAACAGAAGCACCTCTAACAGAAGCAGCACTGAATCGAAGTGTCGTTACATTGACCTTAAACGGCGGTGTTTACGAATCTCAATATACTGTCGGAAACAGTGTGACGGTATCCGGTATTCCCGGTGTCACTGCTAACAGATTTAACGTGGAACGTCTCAGCGGAACGCAGGTAAATGTTGAACTCACATTTGATGGTACGGACTTTGACACCGATACCACGCTCACCTTCACTGTGGAAGCGAATGCCATCGTAGGATACAACGGCACAGCACTCATCGCACAATTACCCGTCAGCGCAGTAGTCGAAGCTATCCCAATCATAACGGCTTATACACCACAACCGTTGACGGAGGCAACCCTCAATGAAAGCATCGTCACACTCACACTATCAAGCGGCGTGTATACACAATCCAGTTCCAACATCAGCCGCGCACTGCAAGTATCCGGGATTGCTGGTGTAACGTTTCTTCAATCCGATGTAGTGCGCGTCAGTGGGACGAAAGTAACCGTTAAACTGATATTCGACGATACCGACTTTGATACCGACGCAACCCTCATCTTCACAGTCGGGGCGGATGCTATCACCAAATACGAGGGGCCCGCACTCATCACGAAGATACCTGTCACCGTCGTGGTTGAAGAAAGCCCTACAATAACGGCTTTTGCGACACAACCCTTGGCGGAGGCAACCCTCAATGGAAGTATTATCCGCTTAACGCTCAACAACGGTACTTACGTCCGATCTAACGATATTGCTACTGCTGTGACAGTATCCGGGATTGCTGGTGTAACGATCGGAATATTCGGGGTGGAACGTGTGAGCGACACAGACATTATATTTCTACTCGAATTCAATGGTAACCTTGAAACAAATGCCACACTCACCTTCACTGTCGCAGCGGAGGCCATTACTGAATACGACGGGCCTGCACTGATCGCACACATCATTGTTAACGGCGGACAGGAATCTGTCGTCGCATCAACTGAGGCACCCTTGACAGAAACAACGTTGAACGGAAGTGTGGTAACGCTCACACTCAACGGTGCGACTTACAAGCACTCGACCTTTGACCTCAGGGATACTGTGGAGGTATCCGGTATTGAAGGTGTCACTTTTCACTGGTTTGATTTAGACCGCGTTAGTGATACAGCGTTGACCGTTGAGTTGACGTTCAAAGGCAATATTGACACTGATGCCATCCTCACCTTTACGGTGGGCGCGGACGCTATTGCCGATTACAACGGACCGCCATTGACCGCGCAAATAACTGTTACGGGCAGCAAGGAATCCATCGCCGCTATAACAAAAGAACCCTTGACGGAAGTGACACTCAATGGCAGCGTCGTCACACTCACACTCAACGGTAGAAAATACGCACGCTCCATATTCAGCATTAGAGACGCTGTGTCTGTCGCCGGCATTGAGGATGTGACGATTGGAGCGTTTGGGGTGGATAGGGTCAATGACACGGAGATCACCATTGAACTCGAATTCAGCGGTGATATCGATGCTGATGCGATACTCATCATAACAGTCGCGGCAGATGCCCTATTGAGATATAACGGTCCCGCACTCACGGCGCAAATACCTGTTACTGGTGGGCAAGAATCAATCATCGCTTCAACATCTGCCTCTTTGACAGAAGCAACCCTTGACGGAAGCGTCATCACACTCACACTCAGTGGGCGTGTTTATGAGCGTTCTCCCTTTGACATCAGACGTGCTGTGACGGTCTCCGGTATTAATGGCGTAACGATACCTTGGCACCAACCAGAGAGAAAAAGCGACACTCACATCACTATGGAACTGGAATTCAATGGTGATATCGACGCTGATGCAATCCTTACTTTGACTGTAGGTGCAGGTGCTATCACAGGATATGACGGATTCGCTCTTACAGCACAACTACCTGTTACCGGAGGGCAGGAGTCAATAGTTGCCTCAACAGATACCCCCTTGACAGAAGCAACGCTTGATGACAGCGTCGTCACACTCAAACTTAGCGGTAGAAAATACGCGCGCTCTATCTTTGACATCAGAGGTGCCGTGACAGTAGCAGGTATCAATGGTGTAACAATACCTTGGCATCAACCACGGCGAAAGAGTGATACACAAATCACTGTGGAACTTGAATTTGATGGAAATATCAATGTTGATAGCACACTCATATTCACCGTCGGTGCAGGTGCCATCGCGGGATACAACGGTCCCGCACTCACTGCACAAATAACCGTTCCTGCTGATAGAGAGAACGCGCTTTTGGCAAACTTCCCGAATCCGTTCAACCCCGAGACGTGGATACCCTATCACTTGGCAAAACCCACAGAGGTCACCATCACAATCTACGCTGTTAATGGACAAGTCGTTCGGGAGTTAGAGCTCGGGCATCAACCCGCAGGTATCTATCAAACCCATTCCCGTGCCGCCTATTGGGATGGCAGAAACGCCTTCGGTGAACCTGTGGCGAGTGGTGTCTATTTCTACATACTTACCGCAGGCGATTTCACCGCAACGCGCAAGATGTTGATACGGAAGTAA